The following DNA comes from Methanomassiliicoccales archaeon LGM-DZ1.
GATTTCGGACAGATCAGGGAATGGATCTACGACCCCGACCTTGACGAACCCGCGAAGCTGAAAGCGGAGATGGATTCGATAATGTCGGAACTGAAGAGGCTCGAAGACCTTCACGCACAAACGATTTCTAAAAACCTTTTACAAATCAAAAGGAGGACGAACAGATGCAGCTGATGACCGCAGAGATCGAGAAAGCACTGAAGAAGAACCCGCTCTACTCACAGGACGGGAAGGGCGGGGATTCCAAGATCGTGGTGAAATACTTCGGAGGTTCCGCCGCCACATGGCTCATCACCGAAGGGGAACCAGAACCAGGTGGAGATTGGCTCCTCTACGGATTCGTCACCCTCGGTCTCCCCGATGAATTCGCCCCCGGCAAACTGCTCTGGGAGTGGGGTTACGTAAGACTCAGCGAACTCCAGTCCCTCAGGTTCCCGCCCTTCGGTCTGGGAGTGGAGAGGGACATCCTCGTGGAGCCCGGGAAGTACAAGGTCAAGGACGAGGTGTTCATGTGCCGCCAGTACGGGAGGGATTGAATGGACTCCAAGACCTGGGTGTTCTCCCATACCGCCGACGAGGAATACCCGGTGACCTTCTGCGGATCCGAGGAGGAGATGGACAAGGCCGCTACCTCTCTCATGGAGAGGTACCGCGAGAGGGGGTACAAGCCCCCTCTCACAGTCTGGACAGGTTATTCCTGGATGAAGAAGAAAGGCCCATACTGCCAGTTCGACGAACACGGGAAGCACATTCTGGGGGCTACGGCATGAAGCCCGGCATAATCTCCGAATGGGATTACGAGGAGTACATCGACCGCGCCTACGGAAGAGGTGCTGACCTCAAAGAAACGAAGCTGTGGAAACCCACGTATGAAAGAGG
Coding sequences within:
- a CDS encoding DUF2958 domain-containing protein; translation: MQLMTAEIEKALKKNPLYSQDGKGGDSKIVVKYFGGSAATWLITEGEPEPGGDWLLYGFVTLGLPDEFAPGKLLWEWGYVRLSELQSLRFPPFGLGVERDILVEPGKYKVKDEVFMCRQYGRD